From uncultured Roseateles sp., the proteins below share one genomic window:
- a CDS encoding diguanylate cyclase — MDERSTHPAQLAKGALRRLALEKLEPTPENYARAYAEEQGDGASPPALPARAQTLLDKLVNLSLNDAKAREDLSKALHEGQWDKAQQHLERALEIDGPGPQAKALAELIGRLVSGVQRGGRQWTTARKKDSLQRVLDGSSSDMQRMLQRVKQLVNSWDDDSTDTKVGLEDDLDALLGPQDDEPRISRFAIDAADDIMRTDSTASASAQQWPEVSASLQGTVQVALPGDDARAAELSRELDQMHQRLLKDGATPERAEEVQQLCARARLLLEHRHHLFGALGSLCHELTASLADLAEDDSWAQGQAAAMRNTLEQGLNARGVRSVSELLAGTRERQQSLREDRNKSRNALKGLIQRMLSELGELGQHTDRFSLSVGRYAEVIEKADTLESLTGAVREMVEESRSVQGLVQQTQERLHTEHSRATELSERVDQLESELRRLSDEVSTDQLTQIANRRGLVAAFEVEQAKLEREGAPLALGLLDVDDFKKLNDSLGHTAGDVALKALADKVLQSLRPGDMVARYGGEEFVVMLPNTPLAEAQQVLTRLQRSLTAGLFMHEGKSVFVTFSAGVTLYRPGERLDEALDRSDMALYEAKRTGKNRTCLA; from the coding sequence ATGGACGAGCGCAGTACCCATCCAGCCCAGTTGGCCAAGGGCGCGCTGCGCCGCCTGGCGCTGGAGAAGCTGGAACCCACGCCTGAAAACTATGCCCGCGCCTATGCCGAGGAGCAAGGCGATGGTGCCAGCCCCCCGGCCCTGCCGGCCCGTGCGCAGACCTTGCTGGACAAGCTGGTCAACCTCAGCCTCAATGACGCCAAGGCGCGCGAGGATCTGTCCAAGGCGCTGCATGAAGGCCAGTGGGACAAAGCCCAGCAACACCTGGAACGGGCACTGGAGATCGACGGCCCCGGCCCGCAGGCCAAGGCCCTGGCCGAGCTGATCGGGCGCCTGGTGAGCGGCGTGCAACGCGGCGGCCGGCAATGGACCACGGCACGCAAGAAAGACAGCCTGCAACGCGTGCTTGATGGCAGCAGCAGCGATATGCAGCGCATGCTGCAACGCGTCAAGCAACTGGTCAACAGCTGGGACGACGACTCGACCGACACCAAGGTCGGCCTCGAGGACGATCTGGATGCCCTGCTGGGTCCGCAGGACGACGAACCGCGTATCAGCCGCTTCGCCATCGATGCCGCCGACGACATCATGCGCACCGACAGCACGGCCAGCGCCTCGGCCCAGCAGTGGCCCGAGGTCAGCGCCAGCCTGCAAGGCACGGTGCAGGTCGCCCTGCCCGGCGACGATGCGCGCGCCGCCGAGTTGTCGCGCGAGCTCGATCAGATGCACCAGCGCCTGCTGAAGGACGGAGCCACGCCGGAGCGCGCCGAGGAGGTGCAGCAGCTGTGCGCCCGCGCCCGCCTGCTGCTGGAGCACCGCCACCATCTGTTCGGTGCTCTGGGCAGCCTGTGCCATGAGTTGACGGCCAGCCTGGCCGATCTGGCCGAGGACGACAGCTGGGCCCAGGGCCAGGCCGCGGCGATGCGCAACACCTTGGAACAGGGCCTCAACGCGCGTGGCGTGCGCTCGGTGTCCGAACTGCTGGCCGGCACGCGCGAGCGCCAGCAATCGCTGCGCGAAGACCGCAACAAGTCACGCAATGCGCTGAAGGGCCTGATACAACGCATGCTCAGCGAGCTGGGTGAGCTGGGGCAGCACACCGACCGTTTCAGCCTCAGCGTCGGCCGCTATGCCGAGGTGATCGAAAAAGCCGACACGCTGGAAAGCCTGACCGGCGCGGTGCGCGAGATGGTCGAGGAAAGCCGCAGCGTGCAGGGCCTGGTGCAGCAGACCCAGGAGCGCCTGCACACCGAGCATTCACGCGCCACCGAGCTGTCCGAGCGGGTGGATCAGCTGGAGAGCGAGCTGCGCCGGCTGTCCGACGAGGTCTCGACCGACCAGCTGACGCAGATTGCCAACCGCCGCGGCCTGGTTGCCGCCTTCGAGGTCGAACAGGCCAAGCTGGAGCGCGAAGGCGCACCGCTGGCCCTGGGCCTGCTCGATGTCGACGACTTCAAGAAACTCAACGACTCGCTGGGCCACACCGCCGGCGACGTGGCACTGAAGGCACTGGCCGACAAGGTGCTGCAGTCGCTGCGCCCCGGCGATATGGTGGCCCGCTACGGCGGCGAAGAATTCGTTGTCATGCTGCCCAACACGCCCCTGGCCGAGGCCCAGCAGGTGCTGACCCGGCTGCAGCGCTCGCTGACCGCCGGCCTGTTCATGCACGAGGGCAAGTCGGTGTTCGTGACCTTCTCGGCCGGCGTCACCCTGTACCGGCCAGGCGAACGGCTGGACGAGGCGCTGGACCGGTCCGACATGGCCTTGTACGAGGCCAAGCGGACGGGCAAGAACCGGACCTGCCTGGCCTAG
- a CDS encoding methyl-accepting chemotaxis protein — protein MGLFSRKLPDHPKPAEPAGHAPDARQLVGSLSHQASVLGREAAEVRGLIEDSSKQALQQLDTVTALQSQLAQVNKAQQGIGEHTQGSSRAVSEARQALEAVGKEVGTIVDTLKQVAEAAGQITQIAVQTRLVAFNASVEAKRAGDAGRGFGVVADAVKDLAGKVETSSKQILGTVGKLDERIEALAREIQTQGNAAKQGRVHQALAHVETGVAAIVGAAESSQTLCKELGGAMSGMQGQVQQTSKALGQALGHSETFLKISEDLLEKVAESGFETEDTPYILAVQQAAAEISTLLEDALKQSSISVTDLFDERYQAMAGTNPAQFMSRFTGLADKLFPQVQERMLKFSNKVVFCIAVDRNGYVATHNKQYCQPQRGDLAWDSAHSRYRRIFNDRTGLASARNQRPFLLQTYRRDMGGGRFVVMKELAAPIKVQGRHWGGVRLAFQF, from the coding sequence ATGGGACTCTTCTCGCGCAAGCTCCCCGATCACCCGAAACCGGCCGAGCCGGCTGGCCATGCCCCGGATGCTCGCCAACTGGTCGGCTCGCTGTCGCACCAGGCCTCGGTGCTGGGCCGTGAGGCCGCCGAGGTGCGCGGCCTGATCGAAGACTCCAGCAAGCAGGCGCTGCAGCAGCTGGACACCGTCACCGCGCTGCAGAGCCAGCTGGCCCAGGTCAACAAGGCCCAGCAGGGCATCGGCGAACATACCCAGGGCAGCAGCCGGGCGGTGAGCGAGGCGCGCCAGGCGCTGGAGGCCGTGGGCAAGGAAGTCGGCACGATTGTCGACACGCTCAAGCAGGTGGCCGAAGCCGCCGGCCAGATCACCCAGATTGCCGTGCAGACCCGGCTGGTCGCGTTCAATGCCTCGGTCGAGGCCAAGCGCGCCGGTGATGCCGGGCGTGGCTTCGGCGTGGTCGCCGATGCGGTCAAGGACCTGGCGGGCAAGGTCGAGACCTCATCGAAGCAGATTCTCGGCACCGTGGGCAAGCTCGATGAGCGCATCGAGGCGCTGGCCCGCGAAATCCAGACCCAGGGCAACGCCGCCAAGCAGGGCCGCGTGCATCAGGCCCTGGCCCATGTGGAAACCGGGGTGGCTGCCATTGTTGGCGCGGCAGAGAGCAGCCAGACACTGTGCAAGGAGCTCGGCGGCGCCATGAGCGGCATGCAGGGCCAGGTGCAGCAGACCAGCAAGGCCCTGGGCCAGGCGCTGGGTCACAGCGAAACCTTTCTGAAGATCTCCGAAGACCTGCTGGAGAAGGTTGCCGAGAGCGGCTTCGAGACCGAGGACACGCCCTACATCCTGGCCGTGCAGCAGGCCGCGGCCGAGATTTCGACCCTGCTGGAAGATGCCTTGAAGCAATCGTCGATCTCGGTGACCGACCTGTTCGACGAGCGTTACCAAGCGATGGCGGGCACCAACCCGGCCCAGTTCATGAGCCGCTTCACCGGCCTGGCCGACAAGTTGTTCCCCCAGGTGCAGGAGCGCATGCTGAAGTTCAGCAACAAGGTGGTGTTCTGCATCGCCGTCGATCGCAACGGCTATGTGGCGACGCACAACAAGCAGTACTGCCAGCCGCAGCGCGGCGACCTGGCCTGGGACAGCGCCCACAGCCGCTACCGCCGCATCTTCAATGACCGCACCGGCCTGGCCTCGGCCCGCAACCAGCGCCCCTTCCTGCTGCAGACCTACCGCCGCGACATGGGCGGCGGCCGCTTTGTGGTGATGAAGGAGCTGGCCGCGCCGATCAAGGTGCAGGGCCGGCACTGGGGTGGGGTGCGGCTGGCGTTCCAGTTCTAG
- a CDS encoding RNA polymerase sigma factor FliA, which translates to MYTAKGQLDINSMIKQYSPLVRRLAHQMIAKLPANVEINDLIQVGMIGLTDALSRFDAAQGVQFETFATQRIRGAMLDELRGGDWMSRGTRRQQRSIETAVHKLEQKLGRAPQESEIAKEMGLSLVEYQELLGKVRGTQLVYLEDMSGDDGDDDYLDRHVVSDDHNPLAQLQDQRMRQALVDAIKNLPEREQYVMSMYYEHDMNLKEIAAVLKVTESRVCQLHSQSIARLRVKLREW; encoded by the coding sequence ATGTACACCGCCAAAGGCCAACTGGACATCAATTCGATGATCAAGCAGTACAGCCCGCTGGTGCGGCGCCTGGCACATCAGATGATTGCCAAGCTGCCCGCCAATGTGGAGATCAACGACCTGATCCAGGTAGGCATGATTGGTTTGACCGATGCCCTGTCGCGTTTTGACGCTGCACAGGGCGTGCAATTCGAGACTTTTGCCACCCAGCGCATCCGCGGCGCCATGCTCGACGAGCTGCGCGGCGGCGACTGGATGAGCCGCGGCACGCGCCGCCAGCAGCGTTCGATCGAAACCGCCGTGCACAAGCTGGAGCAAAAACTGGGCCGTGCGCCGCAGGAATCCGAGATTGCCAAGGAAATGGGCCTGAGCCTGGTCGAGTACCAGGAGTTGCTGGGCAAGGTGCGCGGCACCCAGCTGGTTTATCTGGAAGACATGTCGGGCGACGATGGCGACGACGATTACCTGGATCGCCATGTCGTCTCCGACGACCACAATCCGCTGGCCCAGCTGCAGGACCAGCGCATGCGCCAGGCGCTCGTCGATGCGATCAAGAACCTGCCCGAGCGCGAGCAGTACGTGATGAGCATGTACTACGAGCACGACATGAACCTGAAAGAGATCGCCGCCGTGCTGAAGGTCACGGAGTCGCGGGTCTGCCAGCTGCACAGTCAGTCTATTGCAAGGTTGCGGGTCAAACTGAGAGAGTGGTAG
- a CDS encoding flagellar biosynthesis protein: protein MHNPFAAPAPQDQADGLRRLFSASRVRFVPVVSNPHVAFGGVLLERLCAAFAELGLHTLVVDAGENSPAPDEISAVDLGACVELLSDKVSYLAARGLPMRFINSHGSAAEMLNAVIEAAPQADVVLLHASAAELCRVVARREVRPVLLADDHPSSVTHAYAGMKLLTQRAGLMVHSLLLGADEHSPRVERIAQQMTTCADSFLGAVLRDWAAIDPIAPPDERPSAELRHLARELLMAAPPGAALDAPADAMPLRGLLRPWQDAGMAAN, encoded by the coding sequence ATGCACAACCCCTTCGCAGCACCCGCTCCGCAAGACCAGGCCGATGGACTGCGCCGGCTGTTCTCGGCCTCGCGCGTGCGTTTCGTGCCCGTGGTCAGCAACCCACACGTCGCCTTCGGCGGGGTGCTGCTGGAGCGCCTGTGCGCCGCCTTTGCCGAGCTGGGCCTGCACACGCTGGTGGTGGACGCCGGAGAGAACTCGCCGGCGCCGGACGAAATCTCCGCGGTGGACCTGGGTGCCTGCGTCGAACTGCTGTCCGACAAGGTGTCCTACCTGGCCGCGCGTGGCCTGCCGATGCGTTTCATCAACTCGCATGGCTCGGCGGCCGAGATGCTCAACGCTGTGATAGAGGCCGCACCGCAGGCCGATGTGGTGCTCCTGCACGCCAGTGCGGCCGAGCTGTGCCGCGTCGTCGCCCGCCGCGAGGTGCGCCCGGTGCTGCTGGCCGACGATCATCCGAGCAGCGTGACCCATGCCTATGCCGGCATGAAACTGCTGACCCAGCGCGCCGGCCTGATGGTCCACAGCCTGCTGCTGGGCGCCGATGAGCACTCGCCGCGGGTCGAGCGCATTGCCCAGCAGATGACGACCTGCGCCGACAGCTTCCTGGGCGCCGTGCTGCGCGACTGGGCGGCGATTGACCCGATTGCTCCGCCCGACGAGCGGCCGTCCGCCGAACTGCGGCACCTGGCGCGTGAACTATTGATGGCCGCGCCGCCCGGCGCCGCCCTCGACGCACCCGCCGACGCCATGCCTTTGCGTGGGCTGCTCCGTCCGTGGCAAGATGCCGGTATGGCCGCAAATTGA
- the flhF gene encoding flagellar biosynthesis protein FlhF: MNVKRFTARTSRDALTLVRQAFGDDAVVLSTKPCAEGVEVLAMAPESVQQIERFSATAPSGNAPNISAGNAPRGSLQARAAAAIADKPQQRTLRQQAGAPQQARPAAQRSEPVLDQDVADDVQTLAMSTLSFQDYVRERMLKRRQAELNAQPDPGPAPAPALPSTVRPLRPVSAPAVQQEHPPVRGSAPAVASAARRAPPVLRDEIRVQTRLRETPTLADMAPGSAKRDQQDMMNELRSMKGLIEERFGALAFMEKLQRQPAQARLTQRLLEGGFSPALTRKLVEGFPVDLQNSNADESVWATQVLQHNLLTDEAGPALEEQAGVFALIGSTGVGKTTTTAKIAANFATRHGAGQLGLITLDAYRVGAHEQLRAYGRILGVPVHTAHDRASLEDLLELLSAKKMILIDTAGMAQRDSRTRELLDMLAHPSIRKLLVVNASAQGETIEDVVLSWRASECQGVVLSKIDEAVKLGPALDTLIRHRLRVVGVANGQRVPEDWHRLSAHALIQRALRGGGASAWRVDASDVNLIFAGAPVSSAALAAGLHV; encoded by the coding sequence ATGAACGTCAAACGCTTTACCGCCCGCACATCCCGCGACGCCCTGACGCTGGTGCGTCAGGCCTTCGGCGATGACGCCGTCGTGCTGTCCACCAAGCCCTGCGCCGAGGGCGTCGAGGTGCTGGCCATGGCGCCGGAGAGCGTGCAGCAGATCGAACGCTTCTCGGCCACAGCGCCCAGCGGCAATGCCCCGAATATCTCCGCCGGCAACGCACCCCGCGGCAGCCTGCAGGCCCGTGCCGCAGCCGCCATCGCCGACAAGCCGCAGCAACGCACGCTACGCCAGCAGGCCGGCGCCCCGCAGCAGGCACGGCCCGCGGCCCAGCGCAGCGAGCCGGTGCTGGACCAGGACGTGGCCGACGATGTCCAGACCTTGGCGATGAGCACGCTGTCATTCCAGGACTATGTGCGCGAGCGCATGCTCAAGCGCCGCCAGGCCGAGCTGAATGCCCAGCCCGACCCCGGTCCGGCCCCTGCACCGGCCCTGCCCAGCACCGTGCGCCCGCTGCGCCCGGTCAGCGCGCCGGCCGTGCAGCAGGAACATCCCCCCGTCCGTGGCAGTGCTCCGGCCGTGGCCTCGGCGGCCCGTCGCGCGCCGCCGGTGCTGCGCGACGAGATCCGCGTGCAGACCCGCCTGCGCGAAACCCCGACCCTGGCCGATATGGCCCCCGGCTCGGCCAAGCGCGATCAGCAGGACATGATGAACGAGCTGCGCTCGATGAAGGGTCTGATCGAGGAGCGTTTCGGTGCGCTGGCCTTCATGGAAAAGCTGCAGCGCCAGCCGGCGCAAGCCCGCCTGACCCAGCGCTTGCTGGAAGGCGGCTTCTCGCCGGCGCTGACGCGCAAGCTGGTCGAGGGTTTTCCGGTCGACCTGCAGAACAGCAATGCCGACGAATCGGTCTGGGCCACCCAGGTGCTGCAACACAATCTGCTCACCGACGAGGCCGGCCCGGCCCTGGAAGAGCAGGCCGGCGTGTTTGCGCTGATCGGCTCCACCGGCGTGGGCAAGACCACGACCACGGCCAAGATCGCTGCCAATTTCGCCACCCGCCACGGTGCCGGCCAGCTGGGCCTGATCACCCTGGATGCCTACCGCGTCGGCGCCCACGAGCAGCTGCGCGCCTACGGCCGCATCCTTGGCGTGCCGGTGCACACTGCGCATGACCGCGCTTCGCTGGAAGACCTGCTGGAGCTGCTGTCGGCCAAGAAGATGATTTTGATCGACACCGCAGGCATGGCCCAGCGCGACAGCCGCACCCGCGAGCTGCTGGACATGCTGGCCCATCCGAGCATTCGCAAGCTGCTGGTCGTCAATGCCTCGGCCCAGGGCGAGACGATTGAAGACGTGGTGCTGTCCTGGCGCGCCAGCGAATGCCAGGGCGTGGTGCTGTCCAAGATCGACGAGGCCGTGAAGCTGGGCCCGGCGCTGGACACCTTGATACGCCACCGCCTGCGCGTCGTCGGCGTGGCCAATGGTCAGCGCGTGCCGGAAGACTGGCACCGCCTGTCGGCCCATGCGCTGATACAGCGGGCGCTGCGTGGCGGCGGCGCCAGCGCCTGGCGGGTCGATGCCTCCGATGTGAACCTGATCTTTGCCGGCGCCCCCGTGAGCAGCGCCGCGCTTGCAGCCGGTCTGCACGTCTGA
- the flhA gene encoding flagellar biosynthesis protein FlhA gives MNGLMQQIQAMLGPRAALLRSLGTPLAIIMILAMMVLPLPPFALDLLFTFNIAMAVMVMMVAAHMLKPLDFAAFPAVLLLTTLMRLSLNVASSRVVLLEGHTGTGAAGKVIESFGHFLIGGNFAVGLIVFGILVVINFIVVTKGAERIAEVGARFALDAMPGKQMAIDADLNAGLIDEKEAKRRRAEVGEEAEFFGSMDGASKFVRGDAVAGILILFINIIGGFIIGVAQHGLSAGQAANSYILLAVGDALVAQIPALLISVAAAMVVSRVGKDKNVGAQIAQQVFNSPQSLAITAGIVGLLGIIPGMPHLVFLMIAGGFGYLAWLMKQRHILAAQKPKVTAVAPAEANVDASWDDLVPVDTLGLEVGYRLITLVEKAREGDLLSRIKGVRRKFAQEVGFLPPPVHIRDNLELKPSAYRITLRGAVVGEGEAFPGMWLAINPGHASQQLIGTRTTDPAFGLPAVWIEDRQREVAQMAGFTVVDCSTVVATHLSHLMQVQAAKLLGRVETQALVEHMTKLAPQLIEDVIPKMIGIATVQRVLQLLLEEGVNIRDMRSIIDCLAEYAPTVTDPNELASRIRTHLAPAIVQQIYGPVKELDVIALDPELERLVTQALNSPHGAALDPGVADTLARSAADTAKHQEDLGVPACLLVPDAIRAPMARLLKRAAPRLKVLAHSEIPETHSIRIGSIIGGTA, from the coding sequence ATGAATGGCCTGATGCAGCAGATTCAAGCCATGCTGGGCCCGCGCGCCGCGCTCTTGCGCTCGCTGGGCACGCCGCTGGCCATCATCATGATTCTGGCGATGATGGTGCTGCCGCTGCCACCGTTCGCGCTAGATCTGCTGTTCACCTTCAATATCGCGATGGCGGTGATGGTGATGATGGTGGCCGCCCACATGCTCAAGCCGCTGGACTTCGCCGCCTTCCCGGCCGTGCTGCTCTTGACCACCCTGATGCGGCTGTCGCTGAACGTGGCCTCCAGCCGCGTCGTGCTGCTCGAAGGCCACACCGGCACCGGCGCCGCCGGCAAGGTGATCGAGTCGTTCGGTCACTTCCTGATCGGTGGCAACTTCGCTGTCGGCCTGATCGTCTTCGGCATCCTGGTGGTGATCAACTTCATCGTCGTCACCAAGGGTGCGGAACGCATCGCCGAGGTTGGCGCGCGCTTCGCCCTGGACGCGATGCCCGGCAAGCAGATGGCCATCGACGCCGACCTGAATGCCGGCCTGATCGACGAGAAGGAGGCCAAGCGCCGCCGCGCCGAGGTCGGCGAGGAAGCGGAATTCTTCGGTTCGATGGACGGTGCCAGCAAGTTCGTGCGCGGCGATGCCGTGGCCGGCATCCTGATACTGTTCATCAACATCATCGGCGGCTTCATCATCGGCGTGGCCCAGCACGGGCTGTCGGCCGGTCAGGCGGCCAACTCCTACATCCTGCTGGCCGTCGGTGACGCGCTGGTGGCGCAGATCCCGGCGCTGCTGATCTCGGTCGCCGCGGCGATGGTGGTGTCCCGCGTCGGCAAGGACAAGAACGTCGGCGCGCAGATCGCTCAGCAGGTCTTCAACTCGCCGCAGTCGCTGGCCATCACGGCCGGCATCGTCGGCCTGCTGGGCATCATCCCGGGCATGCCGCACCTGGTGTTCCTGATGATCGCAGGCGGCTTCGGCTACCTGGCCTGGCTGATGAAGCAGCGCCACATCCTGGCCGCGCAAAAGCCCAAGGTCACGGCCGTGGCACCGGCCGAGGCCAATGTCGATGCCAGCTGGGACGATCTGGTGCCGGTCGATACCCTGGGCCTGGAGGTCGGCTACCGCCTGATCACCCTGGTCGAGAAGGCGCGCGAGGGCGATCTGCTCAGCCGCATCAAGGGCGTGCGCCGCAAGTTTGCCCAGGAGGTCGGCTTCCTGCCACCGCCGGTGCATATCCGCGACAACCTCGAACTCAAGCCCAGCGCCTACCGCATCACCCTGCGTGGCGCCGTGGTGGGCGAGGGCGAGGCCTTCCCGGGCATGTGGCTGGCCATCAACCCGGGACACGCCAGCCAGCAGCTGATAGGCACCCGCACCACCGACCCTGCCTTCGGCCTGCCGGCGGTGTGGATTGAAGACCGCCAGCGCGAGGTGGCGCAAATGGCCGGATTTACGGTTGTTGATTGCTCGACCGTGGTGGCCACCCATCTCTCACACTTGATGCAAGTGCAGGCGGCCAAGCTGTTGGGCCGCGTCGAGACCCAGGCGCTGGTCGAGCACATGACCAAGCTGGCCCCTCAACTGATCGAAGACGTGATTCCCAAGATGATAGGCATCGCCACCGTGCAAAGAGTGCTGCAGCTGCTGCTGGAAGAGGGCGTGAACATCCGCGACATGCGCTCCATCATCGACTGCCTGGCCGAGTACGCCCCGACGGTGACCGACCCGAACGAACTGGCCAGCCGCATCCGCACGCATCTGGCCCCGGCCATCGTGCAGCAGATCTACGGCCCGGTGAAGGAGTTGGACGTGATTGCGCTGGACCCCGAACTCGAACGCCTGGTGACCCAGGCCCTGAACTCGCCGCACGGCGCGGCCCTGGACCCCGGCGTCGCCGACACCCTGGCCCGCTCCGCCGCCGACACCGCCAAGCACCAGGAAGACCTGGGCGTGCCGGCCTGCCTGCTGGTGCCCGACGCGATCCGCGCGCCGATGGCCCGACTGCTCAAGCGCGCCGCACCCCGCCTGAAGGTGCTGGCGCACAGCGAAATTCCTGAAACCCATTCCATCCGGATCGGCTCGATCATTGGAGGCACGGCATGA